Genomic DNA from Peribacillus simplex:
TTACAAACGGACTTACCTGCACCCCGTTTACTTCGTTCCAAGGAATTAAGCTAACGATGATGAAAAAGGGAATGATATAGAAGGAAATGATCCTGACCAATGTACTGCGAACGGCTTTTGGAACCACTTTTTCAGGATTTTTCGTTTCTGCTAATGTGACCCCGATGATTTCCGTACCGCCATATGAATAGATTACCACCAGCATCGCCGTGATCAAACCTGTCGACCCATTCGGAAAGAACCCGCCATGCTCAGTCAAGTTAGAAAAACCGACGGCTGTATGATCACCAAAAGTAACGAGCAGCAACAATAATCCAGCCATGATGAACACAATGATGACGGTAATTTTAACTAAAGCAAGCCAGTACTCCGTTTCAGCAAAAACCTTTACCGACAGCAAGTTAACCGCAGTAACTAAAACCGAAACAGCTAATGCCAGTATCCAGATTGGATATCCAGGCAGCCAATATTGAAGGAAAATCGCCGCAACCACTGATTCAGCTGCGATATTCAAAACCCACATTTTCCAATAGATCCAGTCCAGGAAATAGGCAGGATACTTTCCTAAAATTGATTGGACCAAATCCCTGAATGTTCGTGCACCGCTATTGCGGACCGCCATTTCAGCTAAACCTTGCATGATGAATAATAGGATGATGCCTCCTATCAAGTACGCAATGATTACGGAAGGTCCTGCCATATCAATGGCTGAACTGCTTCCTTTAAATAAACCTGCCCCGATGGCACCGCCTAATGCCATCATCGTAATATGCCTTGAAGTCATTGTCCTCTGTAAATTCCGTTTGTCCGTTTCCATATCCTTACCTCCCCAAAATCAAAAAAAGCATATCGTCTCTTCCTTCATAATCAAATGAAGAAAGAGACGATATGCCTTAAGCTTACCGCGGTACCACTCTTATTGGCTCTTTTCTAGAACCCTGCTTTAAAAACCTTGTAACGAAGGTCAATCGTTAAAACAAAAGAATGGAATCATTCCTATCTTTCGCTTTACCACTCCCAGGCAAGTTCAAAGTATCATTGGACTGCGTTGCACCAACCCGCAGCTCTCTTTACCGAATAATGTGCTTTTACTACTCCTGATCATTGCGTTTCAAAAATTAAATTATATCTGAATATTTTTAATAATATCCAATACTATACGGACTCGAAGTAAATTTGTCAATAACTTTCTCAGGATAATATTTTCAAAGAAACAAATCATGGGAAATCGCGTTAAGCCAGCACTATGAAATCAGTAGAATACTATTGGGAATAAAGTTGATTCTCTACTGGAGAATTGCTGTTTCACGGTTTAATGATTCTGTTTCTTAAAACTATAATAGAGTAAAAAGTGAAAGAGGGTTATTTAAGATGATTGGTCATGAACCTAAAGAGTTATTAAGAACTCTTCTAAATGATTATAAAATGCCTGCAGCATCATTAAGTAAAATTACAGGAATATCTGAGCAAGTCATTCTAGATTTTGCAAATGGTGAAAATATTCAATCCACGGTAACTCAAACAGAATTGATGGACCTAATAGATTTAGTGGGCCTATTAGTCATAGGCGTGCCTTCATCCGATGCAAATGAAAGGGTTTCTGCTATAACTCAAGCACTGAACAATGAATTTGGTATACCAGTAGAGACGATTTCCTTATTCTCTAATCTTGAGTGTGAAGATATCGAAGAATTCATGAAAGAAAATGAATCTCTGTCAATTGAGAAAAGATACAACCTTGCAGTAACAGTCCTTTTTTTGCATTATATCTTCAAAAGATGATTATTTTATTTATGAAACACCTACCCGGGTCTGACTTTAATTTATGCAACGGAGCATTTCCAGGACAAACAAAATGTTTCAGCAACCATGCTTCAACTTCCCTTTTCGGTGTCTGAATATTCTGGTAACGACCCTAAGATAAACTAATAAGACCCAATGCTCGATACATGAGGGTGAAAACAGCAAGAGTAAGCAATCATTTTTCTAAACGATTTAATCTTGGTCAGAAGAAGAACCACTACTGTCTTGTGGGGATGAGTGGTTCTTTTTCCGTTTCTTGGCGAACGCAGACAGGATGAGACTGGTTGCTACGGCAACATATCTGTAAGAAATGTATCATGAGGTCACTTCCTTCCCCGTCTATAATTAGATGGAAAAGCAAAACCGTGACCTTCTTCCAATCCTTCATCAATAATTCCCACTGGAATAACCGAACACTAACTTCCTGTTTACCTTATCAAATCAATCTATTCATAAAAGCCCAGGCTCTCCTAAACGTTTAAAACTCCATCCCTAACCATGATGCAGCGACCATCAGGACCCCAACGACAATTACAATAACCGGTCCTACAACAATTAATCCAAATAGCAATGAGACTACTGCGTCCAGGAAGATTCGAAATGGCCCTGCTTTTTCCTTTTTATTGGCTTGCTGCGTTAATAAGTCTTCAAGATGACCGACTTTTTGCTTCAATTCCTGCAACTCCTGAATCACCTTTGTGTCTTGATCCATTAAATATCACCCTCTCTAATTAACAATAAGTGTTAATTCTATCATTTACATCCATTTTTAAAAAGTGAAATTTAACCTCGAATCCAACTCTATTTTTCTATTTTCATCCTTAAAATTAAAACTATTTTTTCAAATTCTGTCATAAATGATACAATAACAAGGTTAAAATCAATCTATAGAACACGTGAGGTATCCTATTTTTTATGAAAGCAATACGATTATTAAAGGGTTTTAACTTTTTATATTTTGGACTGCTTGCCATTTTCATTCCGTTTCTCCCAGTCTATCTGTCTGATCAAGGTTTGCGTCCTGCCCAAATCGGCTTCATCGTCGGTACAGGAGGTTTTGTCACCCTCATCACCCAGCCTTTATGGGGAATGATCAGCGACAAAACAAGGACGATACAAAAAGTCCTGTTGTTACTCGTCTTTTTCTCGACCGTAATCGGTTATTTCCTCTATGATTCAAGCAGTTATCTTCAGCTCATCCTCTTTGCCATGCTGCTATATTTCTTTCTGATGCCGATTGATCCCCTGACGGAAAGCCTTAACTTTACGATGGCAGAGAAATCCGGGATCAGCTACGGCTCGATCCGGACATATGGTGCATTGGGCTATGCGGTCATATCGCTGATCACCGGCTATGTTATGTCATATTTTGGAGCGAACAGCCTGGCCTTCCTTTTTGCGGGCATAGGATTGATCAGTTTCATTATCAGCTGGATGATGCCTGATGCACCCGTATCAGGGAAACCTGTCACCTTTAGCAGCCTTAAGCACTTTTTCAGCAATAAAGAGACGCTTCTCTTTCTGTTATTGGTCTTTATTTGTGCTGTTCCAGCAAGGATGAACGATACTTTCCTTGGAGTGTATATCCGCGAACTTGGAGGAAGTGCCAAGCTTGTAGGCTTGACCTGGTTCTTAGCGGCGGGAAGTGAAATCGTTGTGTTCGCCCTAAGCTTCTGGTGGCTTCGCAAGGGTAAGGAAATTATCATCATTTCGTTCGCAGCAGCGTTTTTCTTTATCCGTTATTTCATCTCTGCGTGGATTACCGATCCACAGCTATTAGCTTATTTGCAAGTCATGCAGCTATTGACTTTCCCGATTTTCTACTCGGCGGCCATCCAATATCTGTACCGGATCGTTCCGGTGGAATGGCGTGCCACAGGCCAGACCGTACTGGCGCTGCTATTCTTCGGGGTTTCGGGAATCATTGCTTCTTATGTAGGCGGAGCCATATATGGGGCCTACGGTGGCAAGACCCTTTACTTGTTCATCTCCTCCATCTCCTTTATAGGAATGGTATTCGCTTTGGTTCTTTATCGGATATACGGCAAGAGGCTCGATACTTCAGAGGAAGCCGTATAATCTAAAAAACTGTATAAAAAAAGAGCATGTTTTGATCAAAACATGCTCTTTTTGCATTCCGTTAGCGAAATAATGGGGCGAACGTCAACATTAGCACAGAGAAGCAAAGCAAGATTGTCGTTGTCCTATTTGAGAGTTTTACTTGTCTGCGATTTTTATAGAGTAAATAGAGTAATGGAAGAATTGCCATAGCAACAATCCATCCGCCTGCGGTATTCTCTACAGTTATTCCAAAAATCGCATAAATTGAATGAATGATGAACCCCATTATCATTCCAATAACGAAAATGATGGTGATGATACGAAATAATTCTAAGATAACTCTTAACATCAATCACCTGCTTTTTTCCCTTTATCCGTAAAAAAAAGGCTGCAATCATCAGCAACCTTGAAAGAACTTTACGGGATGGATATTTCCCTAAATATAACAATCTTTCCTCTA
This window encodes:
- a CDS encoding MFS transporter — encoded protein: MKAIRLLKGFNFLYFGLLAIFIPFLPVYLSDQGLRPAQIGFIVGTGGFVTLITQPLWGMISDKTRTIQKVLLLLVFFSTVIGYFLYDSSSYLQLILFAMLLYFFLMPIDPLTESLNFTMAEKSGISYGSIRTYGALGYAVISLITGYVMSYFGANSLAFLFAGIGLISFIISWMMPDAPVSGKPVTFSSLKHFFSNKETLLFLLLVFICAVPARMNDTFLGVYIRELGGSAKLVGLTWFLAAGSEIVVFALSFWWLRKGKEIIIISFAAAFFFIRYFISAWITDPQLLAYLQVMQLLTFPIFYSAAIQYLYRIVPVEWRATGQTVLALLFFGVSGIIASYVGGAIYGAYGGKTLYLFISSISFIGMVFALVLYRIYGKRLDTSEEAV
- a CDS encoding amino acid permease gives rise to the protein METDKRNLQRTMTSRHITMMALGGAIGAGLFKGSSSAIDMAGPSVIIAYLIGGIILLFIMQGLAEMAVRNSGARTFRDLVQSILGKYPAYFLDWIYWKMWVLNIAAESVVAAIFLQYWLPGYPIWILALAVSVLVTAVNLLSVKVFAETEYWLALVKITVIIVFIMAGLLLLLVTFGDHTAVGFSNLTEHGGFFPNGSTGLITAMLVVIYSYGGTEIIGVTLAETKNPEKVVPKAVRSTLVRIISFYIIPFFIIVSLIPWNEVNGVQVSPFVMVFQMIGIPGADHIMNAVVLLAIISSMNSGLYGSSRVLYTQAVDGRIPKIFSRLSKKKVPVPAILMCTSALYGGVLISLFAGSKTFDFLMGSLGYTVLFIWLIIAFAHLKSRKQQSGKTSAYSVKWFPYTTWAAIIALITILIGIIFTTSIIVTIITLCIYIFISLTFVWKKRHNKI
- a CDS encoding HTH domain-containing protein, whose translation is MIGHEPKELLRTLLNDYKMPAASLSKITGISEQVILDFANGENIQSTVTQTELMDLIDLVGLLVIGVPSSDANERVSAITQALNNEFGIPVETISLFSNLECEDIEEFMKENESLSIEKRYNLAVTVLFLHYIFKR